One genomic region from Solwaraspora sp. WMMD792 encodes:
- the zwf gene encoding glucose-6-phosphate dehydrogenase: MNPLRDPQDRRLPRIPEPCALVIFGVTGDLARKKLLPGIYDLANRGLLPPGFVVLGFARRDWTDGDFESLAHDSAKEYARTPWREEVWSRLAGNIKFVGGSFDDDAAFDKLSACLDGLRESHGIHGNAAFYFSIPPSAFPQVLKQLARTGMADNERCGGWRRVVVEKPFGYDLPSAKSLNDLVDDVFTRDDVFRIDHYLGKETVQNIMALRFANNLFEPLWNSKYVDSVQITMAEDVGIGSRAGFYDATGAARDVVQNHLLQLLALVTMEEPTSFDATEIRAEKLKVLRAISLPDDVAAGTVRGQYLKGWVAGQRAVGYLEEPNVPADSTTETYVAMRLGIQNRRWAGVPFYLRAGKRLPRRVTEVAVMFKAAPHLPFNGTDVEMLSNNQLVIRVQPDEGVVLKFGAKVPGTTMEVRDIAMDFQYGEAFTEASPEAYERLVLDVLIGDRTLFPDAAEVEQSWRVIDPLEEAWEGTRPEPYRSGEWGPRAADEMLAREGRSWRRA, encoded by the coding sequence GTGAACCCCCTGCGCGACCCGCAGGACCGGCGGCTGCCGCGCATCCCGGAGCCCTGCGCTCTGGTGATCTTCGGTGTCACCGGTGATCTGGCTCGCAAGAAACTACTCCCCGGCATCTACGACCTGGCCAACCGAGGGCTGCTGCCGCCCGGCTTCGTGGTGCTCGGCTTCGCCCGGCGGGACTGGACCGACGGCGACTTCGAGTCACTGGCCCACGACTCGGCCAAGGAGTACGCGCGTACCCCGTGGCGTGAGGAGGTCTGGTCCCGCCTGGCCGGCAACATCAAGTTCGTCGGCGGCTCGTTCGACGACGACGCCGCGTTCGACAAGCTGTCGGCCTGCCTGGACGGGCTGCGCGAATCGCACGGCATCCACGGCAACGCCGCGTTCTACTTCTCCATCCCCCCGTCGGCGTTCCCGCAGGTGCTCAAGCAGCTGGCCCGCACCGGCATGGCCGACAACGAGCGGTGCGGCGGCTGGCGCCGGGTGGTGGTGGAGAAGCCGTTCGGCTACGACCTGCCGTCGGCGAAGTCGCTCAACGACCTGGTCGACGACGTGTTCACCCGCGACGACGTGTTCCGCATCGACCACTACCTGGGCAAGGAGACCGTCCAGAACATCATGGCGCTGCGGTTCGCCAACAACCTGTTCGAGCCGCTGTGGAACTCCAAGTACGTCGACTCGGTGCAGATCACCATGGCCGAGGACGTCGGCATCGGCAGCCGGGCCGGCTTCTACGACGCCACCGGCGCCGCCCGTGACGTGGTGCAGAACCATCTGCTGCAGCTGCTGGCCCTGGTCACCATGGAGGAGCCGACCAGCTTCGACGCCACCGAGATCCGGGCGGAGAAGCTGAAGGTGCTGCGGGCGATCAGCCTGCCCGACGACGTGGCCGCCGGCACCGTACGCGGTCAGTACCTGAAGGGCTGGGTGGCCGGGCAGCGGGCCGTCGGCTACCTGGAGGAGCCGAACGTGCCGGCCGACTCGACCACCGAGACGTACGTGGCGATGCGGCTGGGCATCCAGAACCGCCGGTGGGCCGGTGTGCCGTTCTATCTGCGCGCCGGTAAGCGGTTGCCGCGCCGGGTGACCGAGGTGGCGGTGATGTTCAAGGCCGCACCACACCTGCCGTTCAACGGCACCGACGTGGAGATGCTCAGCAACAACCAGCTGGTCATCCGGGTGCAGCCCGACGAGGGCGTGGTGCTCAAGTTCGGCGCCAAGGTGCCGGGCACCACCATGGAGGTCCGTGACATCGCGATGGACTTCCAGTACGGCGAGGCGTTCACCGAGGCCAGCCCGGAGGCGTACGAGCGGTTGGTGCTCGACGTGCTGATCGGTGACCGCACCCTGTTCCCCGACGCCGCCGAGGTGGAGCAGAGCTGGCGGGTGATCGACCCTCTCGAAGAGGCCTGGGAGGGCACCCGGCCGGAGCCGTACCGGTCCGGCGAGTGGGGTCCACGGGCCGCCGACGAGATGCTGGCCCGCGAGGGCCGGTCCTGGAGGAGAGCATGA
- a CDS encoding glucose-6-phosphate dehydrogenase assembly protein OpcA, with product MISLWDTTGNEVVKALAAERRSAGGVASGMALTLIVVVDEKRVREAEAAATIAAAAHPCRLLVVVRSDIDRKVSRLDAEVVVGGRLGPCEAVVMRTSGRLALHAESVVMPLLVPDVPVVTWWHGEPPEQIANDYLGVVADRRITDSAQAPNPVQALLQRAVDYASGDTDLAWTRITPWRTLVAGAFDTTDAQITGATVTAPRADPTAALMISWLAARLGITPRWEETSEFPRMRSVELRCANGDGLSLVREDSSAMFTRTGQPERQMPLVRRPLGEELAEELRRLDADQVYSEALGTLAGLPDLSARPAKRVHIWKDPAEATGPAAGTDPAVVAAGPARSGS from the coding sequence ATGATCAGCCTGTGGGACACCACCGGCAACGAGGTGGTCAAGGCCCTGGCCGCGGAGCGGCGCAGCGCCGGCGGCGTGGCCAGCGGGATGGCGCTGACCCTGATCGTGGTGGTCGACGAGAAGCGGGTACGCGAGGCGGAGGCGGCGGCCACCATCGCCGCCGCCGCCCACCCGTGCCGGCTGCTCGTGGTGGTCCGCTCCGACATCGACCGCAAGGTCAGCCGGCTCGACGCCGAAGTGGTCGTCGGCGGCCGGCTCGGGCCGTGCGAGGCGGTCGTCATGCGTACCTCCGGCCGGCTGGCGCTGCACGCCGAGTCGGTGGTGATGCCGCTGCTGGTGCCGGACGTACCGGTGGTGACCTGGTGGCACGGCGAGCCGCCGGAGCAGATCGCCAACGACTACCTGGGGGTGGTCGCCGACCGGCGGATCACCGACTCGGCGCAGGCCCCCAACCCGGTGCAGGCGCTGCTGCAACGGGCGGTCGACTACGCGTCGGGCGACACCGATCTGGCGTGGACCCGGATCACCCCGTGGCGCACCCTGGTCGCCGGGGCGTTCGACACCACCGACGCGCAGATCACCGGCGCCACGGTGACCGCGCCCCGGGCCGACCCGACCGCCGCCTTGATGATCAGCTGGCTGGCGGCCCGGCTCGGCATCACGCCGCGCTGGGAGGAGACCAGCGAGTTCCCCCGGATGCGGTCGGTGGAGCTGCGCTGCGCCAACGGCGACGGGCTGAGCCTGGTCCGCGAGGACAGTTCGGCGATGTTCACCCGGACCGGCCAGCCGGAGCGACAGATGCCGCTGGTCCGCCGGCCGCTCGGCGAGGAGCTCGCCGAGGAACTGCGCCGGCTCGACGCCGACCAGGTCTACTCCGAGGCGCTGGGCACCCTCGCCGGACTGCCGGATCTGTCGGCCCGGCCCGCCAAACGGGTACACATCTGGAAGGACCCGGCGGAGGCCACGGGGCCGGCCGCCGGCACGGACCCGGCGGTCGTCGCGGCCGGTCCGGCTCGGAGTGGCTCGTGA
- the pgl gene encoding 6-phosphogluconolactonase, protein MLVVHPDATVLASAVASRLVVRLIDAQAERGEASVVLTGGRVAAAVLRAVGELPARHAVDWSRVDVWWGDERFLPAGDPDRNETQAREALLDVLPLDPQRVHAMPASDGPDGDDPEAAAARYAAALDRVAGPGTAPLPRFDVLMLGVGEDGHVASVFPGHPVTGETRPVAAVRDSPKPPPTRITLTLSTINTADEVWLVAAGADKAAAVGGAYGGSDPVAVPACGVRGVRRTWWLLDQAAAAEVAMAAAAAD, encoded by the coding sequence ATGCTCGTCGTGCACCCGGACGCCACCGTGCTGGCCAGCGCGGTGGCGTCCCGGCTCGTCGTCCGGCTGATCGACGCCCAGGCCGAGCGGGGCGAAGCGTCTGTGGTGCTGACCGGCGGGCGGGTCGCGGCGGCCGTGCTGCGCGCGGTCGGCGAACTGCCGGCCCGGCACGCGGTCGACTGGTCCCGGGTGGACGTCTGGTGGGGTGACGAGCGGTTCCTGCCCGCCGGCGACCCGGACCGCAACGAGACCCAGGCCCGCGAGGCGCTGCTCGACGTACTGCCGCTGGATCCGCAGCGGGTGCACGCGATGCCCGCGTCGGACGGGCCGGACGGCGACGACCCGGAGGCGGCCGCCGCCCGGTACGCCGCCGCCCTCGACCGGGTCGCCGGCCCGGGCACGGCCCCGCTGCCCCGGTTCGACGTGCTGATGCTCGGCGTCGGCGAGGACGGGCACGTGGCGTCGGTGTTCCCGGGGCATCCGGTCACCGGCGAGACCCGCCCGGTGGCGGCGGTACGGGACAGCCCGAAGCCGCCGCCGACCCGGATCACGCTGACCCTGTCCACCATCAACACCGCCGACGAGGTGTGGCTGGTCGCCGCCGGGGCGGACAAGGCGGCGGCGGTCGGCGGGGCGTACGGCGGCAGCGACCCGGTCGCGGTGCCGGCCTGCGGCGTACGCGGGGTGCGCCGTACCTGGTGGCTGCTCGATCAGGCGGCCGCAGCCGAGGTGGCGATGGCGGCAGCAGCGGCCGACTGA
- a CDS encoding TOPRIM nucleotidyl transferase/hydrolase domain-containing protein, whose amino-acid sequence MATGEQPMDAARRRELARRVLDGYASGPDAPVQATADALVKIDRAVALVLVEGVSDQIAVETAAAGRGWDFDAERVAVVPIGGAHATGRFLTGLGPLRSRVRLAGLCDLAEADIVRRGLAAAGVGTPRTRTDLADLGFFVCVDDLEDELIRALGVQTVETVLDSQGDLGSFRTLQGQPAWRDRRPAAQLRRFMGSGSRRKSRYARLLVEAAVARDTLPRPLDRLLAFVRPD is encoded by the coding sequence ATGGCGACGGGCGAACAGCCGATGGACGCCGCTCGTCGCCGTGAGCTTGCCCGCCGGGTGCTCGACGGCTATGCCAGCGGTCCCGACGCACCGGTCCAGGCGACCGCCGACGCGCTGGTGAAGATCGACCGCGCCGTCGCCCTGGTGCTCGTCGAAGGCGTGAGCGACCAGATCGCGGTGGAGACGGCGGCGGCCGGCCGTGGCTGGGACTTCGACGCCGAACGGGTGGCGGTCGTGCCGATCGGTGGAGCACATGCCACCGGCCGGTTCCTGACCGGCCTCGGCCCGCTGCGGTCGCGGGTGCGGCTCGCCGGGCTGTGCGACCTGGCTGAGGCGGACATCGTCCGGCGCGGACTGGCCGCCGCCGGTGTCGGTACGCCCCGCACCCGGACCGATCTGGCGGATCTCGGATTCTTCGTCTGCGTCGACGACCTGGAGGACGAACTGATCCGTGCCCTGGGCGTCCAGACGGTGGAGACCGTCCTGGACTCGCAGGGCGACCTCGGATCGTTCCGTACGCTGCAGGGCCAGCCCGCCTGGCGCGACCGGCGACCCGCAGCGCAGCTGCGCCGGTTCATGGGCAGCGGCTCGCGCCGCAAGTCACGCTACGCCCGGCTGCTCGTCGAGGCGGCCGTTGCCCGCGACACCCTGCCACGACCTCTCGACCGGCTGCTTGCCTTCGTCAGACCGGACTGA
- a CDS encoding beta-1,3-glucanase family protein: MVVRRKLLAVAAALLTAVPTGLVAAAPAQAVGPALLPVTVTNNTGRAGPVHLYVIGVQLSSGRLGYVNQAGTFIPWSGGQIPPSPAPDASIAGPANGGSTTVRFPRGFSGRVYFSLGEKLKFFLTPTGLVQPAPWAAGDPNRDILFDWSEFTYNDAGLWLNSSQVDMFAVPHAVTVTGANGVTKRTGDVVAGGRNAIINGIRAQSGWANTVQTRSDGTVLRVLAPGKATGAGLFSPTYLDSYITSAWNTYTSRTLTVVPFGDRPDIRYHGRTSGRVMTFTNGAGQVVASFNRPSSASVWGCDGDLPAPNDQVVGPISRTLCAALNRGTLGTIHTQPSTNAAEFYRNNPTNQYARIIHANMRDGKAYAFAFDDVGAFESLVHDGEPRSAGVVLSPF; encoded by the coding sequence ATGGTTGTCCGAAGAAAGCTGCTGGCCGTCGCGGCCGCCCTGCTCACCGCCGTCCCGACCGGCCTCGTCGCCGCCGCGCCCGCCCAGGCCGTCGGCCCGGCGCTGCTGCCGGTCACCGTCACCAACAACACCGGCCGAGCCGGCCCCGTCCACCTGTACGTCATCGGCGTTCAGCTCTCCTCCGGCCGCCTCGGCTACGTCAACCAGGCCGGCACGTTCATCCCCTGGTCCGGTGGACAGATCCCGCCGTCGCCGGCCCCGGACGCGTCGATCGCCGGACCGGCCAACGGTGGCAGCACGACGGTCCGCTTCCCGCGCGGCTTCTCCGGCCGGGTCTACTTCTCCCTCGGTGAGAAGCTGAAGTTCTTCCTCACCCCGACCGGCCTGGTCCAGCCCGCCCCCTGGGCAGCCGGCGACCCCAACCGCGACATCCTGTTCGACTGGAGCGAGTTCACCTACAACGACGCCGGGCTGTGGCTCAACAGCTCCCAGGTGGACATGTTCGCCGTGCCGCACGCGGTCACCGTGACCGGCGCCAACGGCGTCACCAAGCGCACCGGCGACGTCGTCGCGGGCGGCCGAAACGCGATCATCAACGGGATCCGCGCCCAGTCCGGCTGGGCCAACACGGTGCAGACCCGCAGCGACGGTACGGTGCTACGGGTGCTGGCACCCGGCAAGGCCACCGGCGCCGGCCTGTTCAGCCCCACCTACCTGGACTCGTACATCACCTCGGCATGGAACACCTACACCAGCCGGACGCTGACCGTCGTACCGTTCGGCGACCGCCCCGACATCCGCTACCACGGGCGGACCTCGGGCCGGGTGATGACCTTCACCAACGGTGCCGGCCAGGTCGTCGCCTCGTTCAACCGGCCCTCGTCGGCGAGCGTGTGGGGCTGCGACGGTGACCTGCCCGCCCCCAACGACCAGGTGGTCGGGCCGATCTCCCGGACGCTGTGCGCCGCACTGAACCGGGGCACCCTCGGCACCATCCACACCCAGCCCAGCACCAACGCCGCCGAGTTCTACCGCAACAACCCGACCAACCAGTACGCCCGGATCATCCACGCCAACATGCGCGACGGAAAGGCGTACGCGTTCGCCTTCGACGACGTCGGCGCGTTCGAGTCCCTCGTGCACGACGGCGAGCCCCGCTCCGCAGGAGTGGTCCTCAGCCCATTCTGA
- a CDS encoding molybdopterin-dependent oxidoreductase: MANRKVRGACPHDCPDRCSWVVTVDDAGTAVALNGNTDHPLTAGRLCTKVNGYLQDRVYSPHRITRALRRVGPKGSGQFTPIDLDEALDEVATRLTRIAATEGPATIIPFSYEGTQGLLQSKSMSERFFARLGAAEVSHTICGPTGAAGLSAVNGFTVGALPEDAVHAELIIVWGANPVVTNQHLWPAMLAARSRGARIIVIDPVATRTARAADWHLMPRPGSDAALALGLAHLVIAGDFVDHDFIATRTTGFDELAAAAADFTPGRTADVTGIAESDLRALAAEYAAARPALIRLMVGMEHHTNGAALYAAIAALPVLTGMWRHPGGGIAYHTSPLFNRSLNLDGLRMAHLAPGPRRRINMVQLGQALADPDADPPARALVVHGSNPAVIVPRQPLVRRGMTRDDLFTVVHEHVLTDSARYADIVLPATTQLEHLDLMKSWGHTDLMLNLPAIDPPGDAISVTDLFRALAARMGFPEPCFTDSDDDLLATALSSTHPHLAGITLEQLREHGWQRLNIPTPRTPYAAEFATPDGRARLAAAARAATTALPRPPDARWPLQLLSVKGLRSMNSTYADTTQCARDGGPWLDLHPDDAAARAIVDGDLIEVHNQHATITLHARVGARTRPGVVAVVFGAWSVTHTAASGPAVNLLTPDSLTDAGGSAFHDTYVDVRPAR, encoded by the coding sequence TTGGCGAACAGAAAGGTACGTGGAGCCTGCCCGCACGACTGCCCCGACCGGTGCAGCTGGGTCGTCACCGTCGACGACGCCGGCACCGCCGTGGCCCTCAACGGCAACACCGACCACCCGCTCACCGCCGGCCGACTGTGCACCAAGGTCAACGGCTATCTCCAGGACCGGGTCTACAGCCCACACCGGATCACTCGGGCGCTGCGCAGGGTCGGCCCCAAAGGTTCCGGACAGTTCACCCCGATCGACCTGGACGAAGCACTTGACGAAGTCGCCACTCGGCTGACTAGGATCGCCGCCACCGAAGGACCTGCGACGATCATCCCGTTCAGCTACGAGGGCACCCAAGGGCTCCTGCAGTCCAAGTCGATGAGCGAGCGGTTCTTCGCCCGTCTGGGCGCCGCCGAGGTCAGCCACACCATCTGCGGACCGACCGGCGCTGCCGGCCTGTCGGCGGTCAACGGGTTCACCGTCGGTGCGCTGCCCGAAGACGCCGTCCATGCCGAACTGATCATCGTCTGGGGCGCCAACCCGGTAGTGACCAATCAGCACCTGTGGCCGGCGATGCTCGCCGCCCGATCTCGCGGGGCCCGCATCATCGTCATCGATCCGGTGGCTACCCGTACCGCCCGTGCGGCCGACTGGCACCTGATGCCCCGGCCCGGGTCGGACGCCGCGCTCGCCCTCGGCCTCGCTCACCTGGTCATCGCCGGGGACTTCGTCGACCACGACTTCATCGCCACCCGCACCACCGGCTTCGACGAGCTTGCCGCCGCCGCTGCGGACTTCACCCCCGGCCGTACCGCCGACGTCACCGGCATCGCCGAGTCCGACCTCCGTGCCCTCGCCGCCGAGTACGCTGCGGCCCGACCGGCGCTGATCCGGCTCATGGTCGGTATGGAGCACCACACCAACGGAGCCGCCCTGTACGCCGCCATCGCCGCGCTGCCCGTGTTGACCGGAATGTGGCGCCATCCTGGTGGCGGGATCGCTTACCACACCTCGCCCCTGTTCAACCGGTCCCTCAACCTCGACGGTCTGCGAATGGCGCACCTGGCACCCGGACCGCGCCGCCGCATCAACATGGTGCAACTCGGCCAGGCCCTCGCCGACCCGGACGCCGACCCGCCCGCCCGCGCGTTGGTCGTGCACGGCAGCAACCCCGCCGTCATCGTGCCCCGCCAGCCTCTCGTCCGCCGCGGTATGACTCGCGACGACCTGTTCACTGTCGTCCACGAGCATGTCCTCACTGACAGCGCGCGCTACGCCGACATCGTCCTGCCCGCCACCACCCAGCTCGAACACCTCGACCTGATGAAATCGTGGGGTCACACCGACCTCATGCTCAACCTGCCAGCCATCGATCCGCCCGGCGACGCGATCAGTGTCACCGACCTGTTCCGGGCGCTTGCCGCGCGGATGGGTTTCCCCGAACCCTGCTTCACCGACAGCGACGACGATCTGCTCGCCACCGCGTTGAGCTCCACCCACCCCCACCTGGCTGGAATCACTCTGGAGCAGCTGCGCGAACACGGCTGGCAACGCCTCAACATTCCCACCCCGCGCACCCCGTACGCGGCCGAGTTCGCCACCCCGGACGGCCGGGCGCGCCTGGCCGCCGCCGCCCGCGCCGCCACGACCGCGCTTCCACGCCCGCCGGATGCCCGGTGGCCGCTGCAACTGCTCAGCGTCAAGGGCCTACGGTCGATGAACTCCACCTATGCGGACACGACCCAGTGCGCCCGCGACGGCGGCCCGTGGCTCGACCTGCACCCCGACGACGCGGCCGCACGAGCCATCGTCGACGGGGACCTGATCGAGGTGCACAACCAGCACGCCACCATCACCCTTCACGCGCGGGTCGGAGCCCGGACCCGGCCAGGGGTGGTGGCGGTCGTGTTCGGCGCCTGGAGCGTCACGCACACCGCCGCCTCGGGCCCGGCGGTGAACCTACTCACCCCGGACAGCCTCACCGACGCCGGCGGATCCGCGTTCCATGACACCTATGTCGATGTGCGACCGGCGCGCTGA
- a CDS encoding metalloregulator ArsR/SmtB family transcription factor: MAPAALQVEAAASCGPAECGPAGPNARTRWFQMLADPTRMAILTLLLTGPHHVGQIVAATRLPQSRISNHLACLRTCRLVVAERQGRRVLYRIGDPRLRLLLDLADDLAAGSNDLTDCGF, encoded by the coding sequence ATGGCGCCAGCAGCCCTTCAAGTCGAGGCAGCTGCGAGCTGCGGACCAGCCGAGTGCGGCCCGGCGGGCCCGAACGCCCGTACCCGCTGGTTCCAGATGCTGGCCGACCCGACCCGCATGGCGATCTTGACGCTGCTGCTGACCGGCCCGCACCATGTCGGACAGATCGTCGCCGCGACCAGGTTGCCGCAGAGTCGAATCTCCAACCACCTGGCCTGCCTGCGAACCTGCCGCCTGGTCGTAGCCGAACGGCAGGGCCGACGAGTGCTCTACCGGATTGGCGACCCACGGCTGCGTCTGCTCCTCGATCTCGCCGACGACCTGGCCGCCGGCAGCAACGACCTGACGGACTGCGGGTTCTGA